One window from the genome of Microbulbifer pacificus encodes:
- a CDS encoding CaiB/BaiF CoA transferase family protein yields the protein MSQFQKPLAGMLVLDFSQFLSGPSAALRLADLGARVIKIERPERGEDGRNLYLSDCVLEGESTLFHAINRDKESYCVDLKDPAQRDELNTLIRKADILIANFRPGVMQRLELDYDHVKAINPRIIYGEITGYGDTGPWAERPGQDLLLQALSGLSWLSGSRDDGPVAMGVPVADIFTGAQLVQGILAAAFAREFTGEGSLVQISMLEAMLDFQFEPLTIALQDPQQTIDRAAVNGAHALVAGAYGFYQTNDGYIALSMGRVEDLARLLDCPALLPYCDPALAFTERDAIKQILADHLPSQTTAHWLSLLEPADIWCAEVLDWNQLLAHDGFKTLDMLQSLPMSGGSQLTTSRCPIRIDEQCLWGRNPAPKLGQHQGAINNEIKNER from the coding sequence ATGAGCCAGTTCCAAAAACCGCTCGCCGGTATGCTGGTACTCGACTTCTCCCAGTTTCTGTCCGGTCCATCTGCGGCTTTACGCCTGGCCGACCTGGGTGCACGGGTTATCAAAATCGAGCGCCCGGAGCGCGGCGAAGACGGCCGTAACCTGTACCTTTCCGACTGCGTGCTGGAGGGGGAATCCACCCTGTTCCACGCCATCAACCGCGACAAGGAAAGTTACTGCGTCGACCTGAAAGATCCGGCCCAACGTGACGAGCTCAACACGCTCATCCGCAAAGCGGATATCCTGATCGCCAATTTCCGTCCCGGCGTCATGCAGCGACTGGAACTCGACTACGACCATGTAAAAGCCATCAACCCGCGCATTATTTACGGTGAAATTACCGGCTACGGCGACACCGGCCCCTGGGCTGAACGCCCCGGGCAGGACCTGCTGCTGCAGGCACTCTCCGGCCTCAGCTGGCTTTCCGGCAGCCGCGACGATGGCCCGGTAGCCATGGGTGTACCGGTTGCAGATATTTTTACCGGCGCACAGCTGGTGCAGGGCATTCTCGCCGCCGCTTTCGCTCGAGAATTTACCGGTGAAGGCAGCCTGGTGCAGATCAGTATGCTCGAAGCCATGCTGGATTTTCAGTTCGAGCCGCTCACCATTGCCCTGCAGGATCCACAACAGACCATCGATCGCGCCGCCGTCAACGGCGCCCACGCACTGGTGGCCGGCGCCTACGGTTTTTACCAGACCAATGATGGATATATCGCACTGTCCATGGGCCGCGTAGAAGACCTTGCACGACTGCTCGACTGCCCCGCGCTATTACCCTATTGCGACCCCGCGCTCGCCTTTACCGAGCGCGATGCCATCAAGCAGATTCTTGCCGATCACCTGCCATCGCAAACCACCGCACACTGGCTCTCCCTGCTGGAGCCGGCGGATATCTGGTGTGCCGAGGTACTCGACTGGAACCAACTGCTGGCACACGACGGTTTCAAAACCCTCGACATGCTGCAATCCCTGCCTATGTCCGGTGGCAGCCAGTTGACCACTAGCCGCTGCCCCATTCGCATTGACGAACAGTGCCTGTGGGGGCGCAATCCAGCGCCGAAACTGGGACAACACCAGGGCGCCATTAATAACGAAATCAAAAATGAGAGATGA
- a CDS encoding IclR family transcriptional regulator → MPEKVSEKAGSQKNGNGANKYAVPALDKALEILEFLAAESLPLSQSDIAQGIGRTNSEIFRVLVGLESRGYLLRDEVSGKYRVSLKLLELTRTLSPVSQLRFAAQPEMEALAARLGQSCHLSVIHQGQLMVVLQVQSPGPVSLSFNEGTLFPLLQTVSGRVLLANCEAGHRAGLVGKELQKRGPDMDGAAEVERSLLSVRDQGFELRTSELTDGVTDCAALVGQPDGATIAALAVSSLTSVVGKKLEREELVRAVRESAARISVSLGL, encoded by the coding sequence GTGCCCGAGAAAGTGAGCGAAAAGGCCGGCAGCCAGAAGAATGGCAATGGTGCGAATAAATACGCGGTGCCCGCGCTGGACAAGGCGCTGGAGATACTGGAATTTCTCGCCGCGGAATCGCTGCCGCTGTCCCAGTCGGATATTGCCCAAGGTATCGGGCGCACCAATAGTGAGATCTTCCGGGTGCTGGTTGGCCTGGAGTCTCGGGGTTATCTGCTGCGGGATGAGGTGTCTGGCAAATACAGGGTGTCTCTCAAGCTGCTGGAGCTGACCCGTACCCTGTCGCCAGTATCGCAATTGCGCTTTGCGGCGCAGCCGGAGATGGAGGCGCTGGCGGCGCGTCTCGGCCAATCCTGTCACCTGAGTGTGATCCACCAGGGGCAGCTGATGGTGGTGTTGCAGGTACAGAGCCCCGGGCCGGTTTCCCTGTCGTTCAATGAGGGTACGCTTTTCCCGTTGCTGCAGACCGTTTCCGGACGCGTGCTGCTGGCTAACTGCGAGGCCGGGCACCGCGCGGGCCTTGTCGGCAAAGAGCTCCAGAAAAGAGGGCCCGATATGGATGGCGCTGCGGAGGTGGAGCGGTCTTTGCTGTCGGTGCGCGATCAGGGGTTTGAGCTGCGTACGAGTGAATTGACCGATGGCGTGACCGATTGCGCTGCATTGGTGGGGCAGCCGGATGGGGCGACCATTGCCGCACTGGCGGTATCCAGCCTGACGTCGGTAGTAGGTAAAAAGCTGGAGCGGGAAGAACTGGTGCGGGCAGTGCGGGAATCTGCAGCGCGTATCAGTGTGTCGCTTGGTCTCTGA
- a CDS encoding CaiB/BaiF CoA transferase family protein encodes MQPLKGITVLEFSQYLAGPYAGLRLADLGARVIKVERPGSGDACRSLATKDLWVDGDSLLFHTINRNKESFCADLKNPHDLNAVRQLIAQADVMTHNFRPGVMEKIGLDYTSVKALNSQIIYGEVSGYGNEGPWVHKPGQDLLAQAVSGVGWLSGNRSDGPVPLGLAIADMLCGTHLAQGILAALVRRKKHGIGAKVQASLLESMVDFQFEGLTTYLNNGRQLPSRSEIANAHAFLGAPYGIYQTSDHWIAISMGPLGPLAEALQCPALNKSDSEAFSQRDAIKAVLAEHLCTQTTDHWMTRLNAAGIWASEVVDYDQLLHHPAFKAVAMELQVSRPASSADHSSPEKSAVTVNTTRCPLRINGQRFTSTKAAPRLGEDTDHIRNSLLESANQREAAQ; translated from the coding sequence ATGCAACCGTTAAAAGGCATAACCGTTCTCGAATTCAGCCAGTACCTGGCAGGCCCCTACGCGGGCCTGCGTCTGGCGGATCTGGGTGCACGCGTGATAAAGGTCGAGCGCCCCGGCAGCGGTGACGCCTGCCGCAGTCTCGCCACCAAAGACCTGTGGGTGGATGGCGACAGCCTGCTGTTCCATACCATCAACCGCAATAAAGAGTCTTTTTGTGCGGACCTGAAAAACCCGCACGACCTGAATGCGGTACGCCAATTAATCGCGCAGGCGGATGTGATGACTCACAACTTCCGCCCCGGTGTGATGGAAAAAATTGGCCTCGACTACACCAGTGTCAAAGCCCTCAATTCGCAGATTATTTACGGAGAAGTCTCCGGTTACGGCAACGAAGGGCCCTGGGTGCACAAACCCGGTCAGGACTTGCTGGCACAGGCGGTTTCCGGCGTGGGCTGGCTCTCGGGCAATCGCAGTGACGGGCCCGTACCTCTGGGGCTCGCCATCGCGGATATGCTGTGCGGAACACATCTCGCCCAGGGAATTCTCGCCGCCCTGGTGCGCCGGAAAAAACACGGCATCGGCGCAAAAGTGCAGGCGAGCCTGCTGGAGTCCATGGTGGATTTTCAGTTCGAAGGGCTGACGACCTATTTGAACAACGGCCGCCAATTGCCTAGCCGCAGCGAGATTGCCAATGCCCACGCATTTCTCGGCGCGCCCTACGGTATCTATCAAACCAGCGACCACTGGATTGCCATTTCCATGGGGCCGCTCGGGCCACTGGCGGAAGCACTGCAGTGCCCGGCACTGAATAAAAGTGACAGTGAAGCCTTCAGCCAGCGGGATGCGATAAAAGCCGTACTGGCAGAACACCTGTGCACCCAAACCACCGATCACTGGATGACACGCCTGAATGCCGCCGGTATCTGGGCGTCGGAAGTGGTGGATTACGACCAGCTGCTCCACCACCCCGCCTTCAAGGCCGTGGCCATGGAGCTGCAGGTTTCCCGCCCCGCCTCCTCGGCTGACCACAGCTCGCCTGAGAAAAGTGCGGTCACCGTAAACACCACCCGTTGCCCGCTGCGGATCAACGGCCAGCGTTTTACCAGCACTAAAGCCGCCCCACGCCTGGGTGAAGATACCGATCATATTCGCAACAGCTTGCTAGAAAGTGCAAATCAACGGGAGGCCGCACAATGA
- a CDS encoding ABC transporter substrate-binding protein, with product MSSSDFDQQKQGTPKQQTAEPIVLRGMTWNHTRGFTPMVAAAQRFEELNPNVTIQWDKRSLQAFADHPIDDLASRYDLLVIDHPWTGFAAREKVILPLDEHLPAAFLKDQADNAVGHSHTSYHYDGQQWALALDAATPVASLRADLLQENGLEEPQTWEDLMALAEKGLVAVPSIPQDTLMNFYMLCSAMGEDPCVGEEEVVSKAVGIEALGMLKALSDNLDRRCFDWNPIKVYEAMTRSDDFAYCPFAYGYANYAQPGYARKLLEFRDTVTAGPKGEHLKTTLGGTGLAISAHTKHAEVAAQFVEFAGNPELQASFYIQYGGQPGHRKAWTSESANHLTNNYFTNTLPTLDRAFLRPRYHGHMFFQDNSGAPIRNYLMHGGDANTLLTHLNELYVKSRQN from the coding sequence ATGAGCAGCTCCGACTTCGACCAACAGAAGCAAGGCACCCCGAAGCAGCAGACGGCGGAACCCATCGTCCTGCGCGGCATGACCTGGAACCACACCCGTGGCTTTACCCCCATGGTGGCGGCGGCCCAGCGCTTTGAAGAACTGAACCCCAATGTCACTATCCAGTGGGACAAGCGTTCACTGCAGGCCTTTGCCGATCACCCCATCGACGACCTCGCCAGCCGCTACGACCTGCTGGTGATCGACCATCCCTGGACCGGTTTTGCCGCACGGGAAAAGGTCATCCTGCCCCTGGACGAACACCTGCCCGCCGCCTTCCTCAAGGACCAGGCAGACAACGCCGTAGGGCACTCCCACACTTCCTATCACTACGATGGACAACAGTGGGCTTTGGCACTGGACGCGGCCACCCCCGTAGCGTCATTGCGCGCGGACCTGCTGCAAGAAAATGGGTTGGAAGAACCCCAAACCTGGGAAGACCTGATGGCACTGGCGGAAAAAGGTCTGGTGGCGGTGCCCAGTATTCCCCAGGACACCCTGATGAACTTCTACATGTTGTGCTCCGCCATGGGAGAAGATCCCTGTGTGGGCGAAGAAGAAGTGGTGAGCAAAGCGGTAGGGATCGAAGCATTGGGCATGCTGAAGGCGCTGTCCGACAACCTGGATCGCCGCTGTTTCGACTGGAACCCGATCAAGGTGTACGAGGCCATGACCCGCAGCGACGACTTTGCCTACTGCCCCTTCGCTTACGGGTATGCCAATTACGCGCAACCCGGCTATGCCCGCAAACTGCTGGAATTCCGCGATACCGTGACTGCGGGCCCCAAAGGCGAACACCTGAAAACCACCCTGGGCGGCACCGGCCTCGCCATCTCCGCGCACACCAAGCACGCGGAAGTGGCCGCACAATTTGTGGAGTTTGCCGGTAACCCGGAACTGCAGGCCTCTTTCTATATCCAGTACGGTGGACAGCCGGGGCACCGCAAAGCCTGGACCAGTGAGTCAGCCAATCATCTGACCAACAACTACTTCACCAACACCCTGCCCACGCTGGACCGCGCCTTCCTGCGTCCACGCTACCATGGGCATATGTTTTTCCAGGACAACTCCGGCGCGCCCATTCGCAACTACCTGATGCACGGTGGCGACGCCAATACGCTACTGACACATCTCAATGAGCTGTACGTAAAGTCCCGCCAAAACTGA